A stretch of the Nothobranchius furzeri strain GRZ-AD chromosome 5, NfurGRZ-RIMD1, whole genome shotgun sequence genome encodes the following:
- the tars2 gene encoding threonine--tRNA ligase 1, cytoplasmic isoform X1 — protein MAVTQLFRQVVRKSAVGVPFHRRYGKFQPSPSLKERLRVFESLREKRGKKGVAEKPLSIQLADGRTVKGTAGVSTPLVVAQSLRLKGALVSRVNGELWELERPLEADCELQLLGFDTVEGKQAAWRTGACVLSGVLEGVFGSEVCREGASEFGLYCDHVLNNSHFSLSEVEEKCREAAALRLPFFRLELNSEELGELFQDSKLRLQLVEEEMSGSSVTVYRCGDSVSVCRGPLLPHTGFLKVFRMLQLSPITLANQTESSGLTRLMGVAFPAETDREAWEREQEAARRRDHRRIGMDQELFFFNEVSPGSCFFLPKGAHIYNTLMEFIKSEYRRRGFSEVVTPTLFSTALWERSGHWEHYGKNMFTVTSEGSLTHALKPMNCPAHCLMFEHRVRSWRELPLRWADFGALHRNELSGALGGLTRVRRFCQDDAHIFCAPEQLEEEIVACLDFVRSVYRVFGFSFHCLLSTRPTPCLGDPEQWDDAEQQLENSLQQFGERWELNPGDGAFYGPKIDILIKDAIGRQHQCATIQLDFQLPIRFDLQYLGRDGQKHRPVMIHRAVLGSLERMIAILAENFGGKWPLWLSPAQISVIPVGGSSESYGRQVAQQFCDAGFVVDLDVDPGATLNKKIRSAQLAQYNYIFVVGDKECESGTVSVRSRAGKQLGRRPTEEVLGSLQHLRNCRSNLDEF, from the exons ATGGCGGTGACCCAGTTGTTTCGGCAGGTTGTCCGGAAGTCGGCAGTCGGTGTACCGTTCCACAGGCGTTACGGCAAG TTTCAGCCGTCTCCATCTCTAAAGGAGCGACTCCGAGTCTTTGAGTCTCTCAGGGAAAAACGAGGGAAGAAGGGAGTTGCCGAGAAACCCCTCAGCATCCAGCTGGCTGATGGCCGGACGGTCAAGGGAACAGCTGGTGTCAGCACACCTCTCGTTGTTGCACAGAGTCTGAG GCTGAAAGGAGCCCTGGTGAGCAGGGTGAACGGGGAGCTGTGGGAGCTGGAGCGCCCTCTAGAGGCAGACTGTGAACTACAGCTTCTGGGGTTTGATACAGTTGAGGGAAAACAG GCAGCTTGGAGGACAGGAGCGTGTGTCCTCAGCGGTGTGTTGGAGGGTGTGTTTGGTTCAGAGGTCTGCAGAGAAGGAGCGTCAGAATTTGGACTTTACTGCGACCACGTGCTGAACAACAG TCATTTTTCTCTGAGTGAAGTGGAGGAAAAGTGTCGAGAGGCTGCAGCGCTCAGACTTCCTTTCTTCAGATtagagctgaactcagaggagctCGGAGAACTCTTCCAG GACAGTAAGCTCAGGCTGCAGCTTGTCGAAGAGGAGATGAGCGGCTCCTCTGTCACAGTGTACAG GTGTGGGGACAGTGTGTCGGTGTGCCGTGGCCCCCTCCTCCCACACACAGGCTTCCTCAAGGTCTTCAGGATGCTGCAG CTGTCCCCCATCACCCTGGCCAATCAGACGGAGTCCTCGGGCCTAACGCGCCTGATGGGGGTGGCGTTTCCAGCAGAGACGGACAGGGAGGCATGGGAGAGGGAGCAGGAGGCGGCGAGGAGGAGAGACCACAGGCGTATTGGAATG GACCAGGAGCTGTTCTTCTTTAACGAGGTCAGCCCAGGCAGCTGCTTCTTCCTGCCTAAAGGAGCCCACATCTACAACACCCTGATGGAGTTCATCAAG AGCGAATACCGAAGGCGAGGCTTCTCCGAGGTCGTGACCCCAACTCTGTTCAGCACGGCGCTGTGGGAGCGCTCGGGCCACTGGGAGCACTACGGCAAGAACATGTTCACCGTGACGTCAGAGGGCTCTCTCACACACGCTCTAAAGCCCATGAACTGTCCTGCTcactg TCTCATGTTTGAGCATCGAGTTCGCTCGTGGCGGGAGCTTCCTCTGCGATGGGCCGACTTCGGAGCGCTGCATCGGAACGAGCTCTCCGGAGCTCTGGGAGGTCTGACTCGGGTCCGAAGGTTCTGCCAGGACGACGCTCATATCTTTTGCGCCCCTGAGCAG CTGGAGGAGGAGATTGTGGCTTGTTTGGACTTTGTGCGGAGCGTCTATCGAGTGTTTGGGTTTTCCTTCCACTGCCTGCTCTCCACTCGTCCCACGCCATGCCTCGGAGATCCTGAGCAGTGGGATGACGCCGAGCAG cagtTGGAGAACAGTCTGCAGCAGTTTGGTGAACGCTGGGAGCTGAATCCTGGAGACGGAGCGTTCTACGGACCAAAG ATCGACATCCTGATTAAAGATGCAATCGGCCGGCAACACCAGTGTGCCACAATCCAGCTGGACTTCCAGCTGCCCATCCGATTCGACCTCCAGTACTTGGG GCGAGATGGACAGAAGCACCGACCAGTGATGATCCACAGAGCTGTACTGGGATCACTGGAGAGAATGATCGCCATCCTGGCCGAAAACTTTGGAGGAAAATG GCCCCTGTGGCTGTCTCCGGCTCAGATATCGGTGATCCCTGTAGGGGGCAGCAGTGAGTCATATGGCAGACAG GTGGCCCAGCAGTTCTGTGACGCCGGCTTCGTGGTTGATCTGGATGTAGATCCGGGTGCAACCTTAAATAAGAAGATCCGCTCCGCTCAGTTGGCCCAGTACAACTACATATTTG TGGTGGGCGATAAGGAGTGTGAGAGCGGGACGGTGAGTGTCAGGAGCAGGGCGGGGAAACAGCTGGGCAGGAGGCCCACGGAGGAGGTGCTCGGGTCCCTCCAGCATCTACGGAACTGCAGGAGCAACCTGGATGAGTTCTGA
- the tars2 gene encoding threonine--tRNA ligase 1, cytoplasmic isoform X2 — MRSSSTHLTVQCVLALLFQPSPSLKERLRVFESLREKRGKKGVAEKPLSIQLADGRTVKGTAGVSTPLVVAQSLRLKGALVSRVNGELWELERPLEADCELQLLGFDTVEGKQAAWRTGACVLSGVLEGVFGSEVCREGASEFGLYCDHVLNNSHFSLSEVEEKCREAAALRLPFFRLELNSEELGELFQDSKLRLQLVEEEMSGSSVTVYRCGDSVSVCRGPLLPHTGFLKVFRMLQLSPITLANQTESSGLTRLMGVAFPAETDREAWEREQEAARRRDHRRIGMDQELFFFNEVSPGSCFFLPKGAHIYNTLMEFIKSEYRRRGFSEVVTPTLFSTALWERSGHWEHYGKNMFTVTSEGSLTHALKPMNCPAHCLMFEHRVRSWRELPLRWADFGALHRNELSGALGGLTRVRRFCQDDAHIFCAPEQLEEEIVACLDFVRSVYRVFGFSFHCLLSTRPTPCLGDPEQWDDAEQQLENSLQQFGERWELNPGDGAFYGPKIDILIKDAIGRQHQCATIQLDFQLPIRFDLQYLGRDGQKHRPVMIHRAVLGSLERMIAILAENFGGKWPLWLSPAQISVIPVGGSSESYGRQVAQQFCDAGFVVDLDVDPGATLNKKIRSAQLAQYNYIFVVGDKECESGTVSVRSRAGKQLGRRPTEEVLGSLQHLRNCRSNLDEF; from the exons ATGAGAAGTTCAAGCACACATCTAACAGTGCAGTGTGTGTTAGCCCTGCTG TTTCAGCCGTCTCCATCTCTAAAGGAGCGACTCCGAGTCTTTGAGTCTCTCAGGGAAAAACGAGGGAAGAAGGGAGTTGCCGAGAAACCCCTCAGCATCCAGCTGGCTGATGGCCGGACGGTCAAGGGAACAGCTGGTGTCAGCACACCTCTCGTTGTTGCACAGAGTCTGAG GCTGAAAGGAGCCCTGGTGAGCAGGGTGAACGGGGAGCTGTGGGAGCTGGAGCGCCCTCTAGAGGCAGACTGTGAACTACAGCTTCTGGGGTTTGATACAGTTGAGGGAAAACAG GCAGCTTGGAGGACAGGAGCGTGTGTCCTCAGCGGTGTGTTGGAGGGTGTGTTTGGTTCAGAGGTCTGCAGAGAAGGAGCGTCAGAATTTGGACTTTACTGCGACCACGTGCTGAACAACAG TCATTTTTCTCTGAGTGAAGTGGAGGAAAAGTGTCGAGAGGCTGCAGCGCTCAGACTTCCTTTCTTCAGATtagagctgaactcagaggagctCGGAGAACTCTTCCAG GACAGTAAGCTCAGGCTGCAGCTTGTCGAAGAGGAGATGAGCGGCTCCTCTGTCACAGTGTACAG GTGTGGGGACAGTGTGTCGGTGTGCCGTGGCCCCCTCCTCCCACACACAGGCTTCCTCAAGGTCTTCAGGATGCTGCAG CTGTCCCCCATCACCCTGGCCAATCAGACGGAGTCCTCGGGCCTAACGCGCCTGATGGGGGTGGCGTTTCCAGCAGAGACGGACAGGGAGGCATGGGAGAGGGAGCAGGAGGCGGCGAGGAGGAGAGACCACAGGCGTATTGGAATG GACCAGGAGCTGTTCTTCTTTAACGAGGTCAGCCCAGGCAGCTGCTTCTTCCTGCCTAAAGGAGCCCACATCTACAACACCCTGATGGAGTTCATCAAG AGCGAATACCGAAGGCGAGGCTTCTCCGAGGTCGTGACCCCAACTCTGTTCAGCACGGCGCTGTGGGAGCGCTCGGGCCACTGGGAGCACTACGGCAAGAACATGTTCACCGTGACGTCAGAGGGCTCTCTCACACACGCTCTAAAGCCCATGAACTGTCCTGCTcactg TCTCATGTTTGAGCATCGAGTTCGCTCGTGGCGGGAGCTTCCTCTGCGATGGGCCGACTTCGGAGCGCTGCATCGGAACGAGCTCTCCGGAGCTCTGGGAGGTCTGACTCGGGTCCGAAGGTTCTGCCAGGACGACGCTCATATCTTTTGCGCCCCTGAGCAG CTGGAGGAGGAGATTGTGGCTTGTTTGGACTTTGTGCGGAGCGTCTATCGAGTGTTTGGGTTTTCCTTCCACTGCCTGCTCTCCACTCGTCCCACGCCATGCCTCGGAGATCCTGAGCAGTGGGATGACGCCGAGCAG cagtTGGAGAACAGTCTGCAGCAGTTTGGTGAACGCTGGGAGCTGAATCCTGGAGACGGAGCGTTCTACGGACCAAAG ATCGACATCCTGATTAAAGATGCAATCGGCCGGCAACACCAGTGTGCCACAATCCAGCTGGACTTCCAGCTGCCCATCCGATTCGACCTCCAGTACTTGGG GCGAGATGGACAGAAGCACCGACCAGTGATGATCCACAGAGCTGTACTGGGATCACTGGAGAGAATGATCGCCATCCTGGCCGAAAACTTTGGAGGAAAATG GCCCCTGTGGCTGTCTCCGGCTCAGATATCGGTGATCCCTGTAGGGGGCAGCAGTGAGTCATATGGCAGACAG GTGGCCCAGCAGTTCTGTGACGCCGGCTTCGTGGTTGATCTGGATGTAGATCCGGGTGCAACCTTAAATAAGAAGATCCGCTCCGCTCAGTTGGCCCAGTACAACTACATATTTG TGGTGGGCGATAAGGAGTGTGAGAGCGGGACGGTGAGTGTCAGGAGCAGGGCGGGGAAACAGCTGGGCAGGAGGCCCACGGAGGAGGTGCTCGGGTCCCTCCAGCATCTACGGAACTGCAGGAGCAACCTGGATGAGTTCTGA